From one Nocardioides scoriae genomic stretch:
- a CDS encoding universal stress protein, with translation MTLVVGWPPHRDDPAALHLAATLARSAGEDLLLVSVVPRAWPTPVASHVDRDFARWAEEYGDRAVASAREALAATCPDVAADAVAVAGSSVAGALVAEAERLAAPMVVVGSGVEGAWGTVVLGSTADRLLHSSPVPVALAPRGHRSDPDLRVRRATCAFRGDDSSRTALRRAARICRGIGADLRVATFGVRGKVMYPPEVLGEGDVLAAYLSRTSAAQEAAVAALGELRPAHVETAVATGATWAEALERLAWQPGDLLVVGSSSASLMSRLFLGSNATKIVRSSPVPVVVVP, from the coding sequence GTGACCCTCGTCGTCGGCTGGCCGCCCCACCGCGACGACCCCGCGGCGCTCCACCTCGCGGCCACCCTCGCCCGCTCGGCGGGGGAGGACCTGCTGCTGGTCTCCGTGGTGCCCCGCGCCTGGCCCACCCCGGTCGCCTCCCACGTCGACCGCGACTTCGCCCGCTGGGCCGAGGAGTACGGCGACCGCGCGGTCGCCTCGGCCCGCGAGGCCCTCGCCGCGACCTGCCCCGACGTCGCGGCCGACGCCGTCGCCGTGGCCGGCAGCTCCGTGGCCGGAGCCCTGGTCGCCGAGGCCGAGCGGCTGGCCGCGCCGATGGTGGTGGTCGGCTCCGGCGTCGAGGGCGCCTGGGGCACCGTCGTCCTCGGCTCCACCGCCGACCGGCTGCTGCACTCCTCGCCGGTCCCCGTGGCGCTCGCCCCCCGCGGCCACCGCAGCGACCCCGACCTGCGCGTGCGCCGCGCCACCTGCGCCTTCCGCGGCGACGACTCCTCGCGCACGGCCCTGCGCCGGGCGGCCCGGATCTGCCGCGGCATCGGCGCCGACCTGCGGGTCGCGACCTTCGGGGTCCGCGGCAAGGTGATGTACCCGCCCGAGGTGCTCGGCGAGGGCGACGTCCTCGCGGCGTACCTCTCGCGCACCTCGGCCGCCCAGGAAGCCGCCGTCGCCGCCCTCGGGGAGCTCAGGCCCGCCCACGTCGAGACGGCCGTCGCCACCGGCGCGACCTGGGCCGAGGCGCTCGAGCGCCTGGCGTGGCAGCCCGGCGACCTGCTCGTCGTCGGCTCCTCCTCGGCCAGCCTGATGTCGCGGCTGTTCCTCGGCTCCAACGCCACCAAGATCGTCCGGTCCTCGCCGGTGCCGGTGGTGGTGGTGCCGTAG
- a CDS encoding class F sortase, producing the protein MSRTARLALVLAAVLVVVAGGTWAGLALTRGSTPAPSSASSGAEPASPSGQPVEPAATLAPPACPSRVTRPFEPTTVTVAGVVRDAAVVTPPRPSPEVPGTPPTTTAGKTVFAFDRAQGVRPGDGRGNVLLNAHTWPDGSALGNRLLEGLREGGRVVLADGDRRLCYRVTDRVEVPADAPYFRYYDRRGPAQVAIVVCSGQRLGPGIWTERTVWFARPSA; encoded by the coding sequence GTGAGCCGCACCGCACGCCTCGCGCTGGTCCTCGCGGCGGTGCTGGTCGTCGTGGCCGGCGGCACCTGGGCCGGCCTCGCCCTCACCCGTGGCTCGACCCCGGCGCCCAGCAGCGCGTCCTCGGGTGCGGAGCCCGCCTCGCCCTCCGGGCAGCCGGTCGAGCCGGCCGCGACGCTCGCCCCGCCCGCGTGCCCCAGCCGGGTGACGCGGCCCTTCGAGCCGACCACGGTCACGGTCGCCGGCGTGGTGCGCGACGCCGCCGTGGTCACCCCGCCGCGCCCCAGCCCCGAGGTCCCCGGCACGCCCCCCACGACGACCGCCGGCAAGACGGTCTTCGCCTTCGACCGCGCGCAGGGCGTCCGGCCCGGCGACGGCCGCGGCAACGTGCTGCTCAACGCCCACACCTGGCCCGACGGCTCGGCGCTGGGCAACCGGCTGCTCGAGGGCCTGCGGGAGGGCGGGCGCGTCGTCCTGGCCGACGGCGACCGCCGGCTCTGCTACCGCGTGACCGACCGGGTCGAGGTGCCGGCGGACGCGCCGTACTTCCGCTACTACGACCGCCGCGGCCCTGCCCAGGTCGCGATCGTCGTCTGCTCGGGCCAGCGGCTCGGCCCCGGGATCTGGACCGAGCGCACCGTGTGGTTCGCCCGGCCGTCGGCCTGA